GCTGCTGGTCGTAGAGCTGCTGGAAGGCGGTCAGATCGGTGGCGGCGACGCGCAGCAGGTAGTCGGGATCGCCGAACAGCCGCTGGGCCTGGAGCACGTGCGGGACGGCGGCCACCGCCTCTTCGAACGCGGAGACCGTGTCGGCGTCTTCCAGGCGCATGGTGACGAAGACCAGGGCCTCGAAGTTCAGGCCCACGGCGGCCGGGTCCACCACCGCGCGGTAGCCGCGGATCGCGCCCTCGCGTTCGAGATCGCGCAGCCTGCGGTGGCAGGGCGAGACGCTCAGTTTCACGCGTGCGGCCAGCTCGGTGACCGTGAGACG
The Streptomyces tuirus genome window above contains:
- a CDS encoding Lrp/AsnC family transcriptional regulator → MDALDRKILTELQLDGRLTVTELAARVKLSVSPCHRRLRDLEREGAIRGYRAVVDPAAVGLNFEALVFVTMRLEDADTVSAFEEAVAAVPHVLQAQRLFGDPDYLLRVAATDLTAFQQLYDQQLARLPGVQRLNSTLVMKHIVDDRPLPE